One window from the genome of Musa acuminata AAA Group cultivar baxijiao chromosome BXJ1-4, Cavendish_Baxijiao_AAA, whole genome shotgun sequence encodes:
- the LOC135585730 gene encoding serine/threonine-protein kinase BSK1-like isoform X1, whose translation MGSCWSYFRQESHPAEKRSYQSQPQQRRLSLSLNQAAAEGGGREVPAFSQFSFAELKAATDGFSPQNIVSESGDKAPNVVYKGRLQNRRRIVVKKFARTAWPDPKQFAEEAWGAGKLRHRRLANLIGYCCDGEERLLVAEYMPNDTLAKHLFHWENQSIEWAMRLKIAFCIAEALEYCSNQGWPLYHDLNAYRVLFDVVTYLLLLKEPFFKGGDPRLSCFGLMKNSRDGKSYSTNLAYTPPEYLRNGRVTPESVIYSFGTVLLDLLSGKRIPPSHALDMIRGKNILVLMDSHLEGNFSTEEATTLVDLASQCLQFEPRDRPNTKKLVATLGPLQTKSEVPSHSMLGAEMHGEAPPAPQQPFSRMGEACSRMDLTAIHEILVMTHYRDDEVTNELSFQEWTQQMRDMLEARKRGDFAFRDKDFKTAIECYSQFLDVGTMASPTVYARRSLCHLMCDQADAALRDAMQAQCLYPDWPTAFYMQAVALAKLNMQSDSLDMLQEATMLEEKRQKSGRGP comes from the exons ATGGGGAGTTGCTGGTCCTACTTCCGGCAGGAGAGCCACCCGGCGGAGAAGCGGAGCTACCAGAGCCAGCCGCAGCAGCGACGCCTGTCCTTGTCGCTCAACCAGGCGGCGGCCGAAGGCGGTGGGCGCGAGGTGCCGGCCTTCTCCCAGTTCTCCTTCGCGGAGCTCAAGGCGGCGACCGACGGGTTCAGCCCGCagaacatagtctccgagagcggTGACAAGGCCCCTAATGTCGTCTACAAGGGCCGGTTACAGAACCGCCGGCGGATCGTCGTCAAGAAGTTCGCCAGGACCGCCTGGCCCGACCCCAAGCAGTTCGCC GAGGAGGCATGGGGAGCTGGGAAATTGAGGCACAGGAGGCTGGCAAATCTGATCGGATACTGTTGCGATGGTGAGGAGAGGCTTCTTGTGGCCGAGTACATGCCCAATGATACTCTTGCTAAGCATCTCTTCCACT GGGAAAATCAAAGCATTGAATGGGCTATGCGTTTGAAGATTGCTTTCTGTATTGCTGAAGCATTGGAGTATTGTAGCAACCAAGGATGGCCACTATATCATGACTTAAATGCCTACAGAGTCCTTTTTGATGTGGTGACCTATTTACTTCTTCTGAAAGAACCTTTTTTTAAA GGTGGTGATCCACGGCTTTCTTGTTTTGGTCTCATGAAGAACAGCAGGGACGGAAAAAGTTATAGCACTAACCTAGCATACACGCCACCAGAGTATTTGAGAAATG GGAGAGTAACTCCAGAAAGTGTCATATATAGCTTTGGTACTGTCCTCCTGGATCTTCTTAGTGGAAAGCGCATCCCTCCAAGTCAT GCTCTTGACATGATAAGAGGTAAAAATATCTTAGTTTTGATGGATTCACACTTGGAGGGAAATTTCTCAACAGAAGAGGCAACTACACTGGTTGACCTTGCTTCTCAGTGCTTACAATTTGAACCTAGGGATCGACCTAACACAAAGAAGCTAGTGGCAACCCTTGGACCCTTGCAAACCAAATCAGAG GTGCCATCTCACTCAATGTTGGGTGCTGAAATGCATGGAGAAGCCCCTCCGGCCCCTCAGCAGCCTTTTTCACGTATGGGTGAAGCATGCTCTAGAATGGACCTTACAGCCATCCATGAGATTTTAGTAATGACACACTACAGAGATGATGAAGTAACTAATGAG CTATCATTTCAAGAGTGGACGCAACAGATGAGGGACATGCTGGAAGCGAGGAAGCGGGGGGATTTTGCTTTCCGTGACAAAGATTTTAAGACAGCAATCGAGTGTTACTCTCAG TTCTTAGATGTGGGGACAATGGCCTCACCTACGGTGTACGCAAGGCGAAGCCTGTGCCATCTTATGTGTGATCAAGCTGATGCTGCTCTGCGAGACGCGATGCAGGCACAATGTCTTTACCCTGACTGGCCTACTGCATTCTACATGCAAGCAGTTGCCTTGGCCAAGCTGAACATGCAGAGTGATTCCCTGGACATGTTGCAGGAAGCAACCATGTTGGAGGAGAAGAGGCAAAAGAGTGGTAGAGGTCCATAA
- the LOC135671788 gene encoding ras-related protein RHN1-like isoform X2, translating to MATIGNNSMNAKLVLLGDMGTGKSSLVLRFVKGQFLEFQESTIGAAFFSQTLAVSDATVKLEIWDTAGQERYHSLAPMYYRGAAAAIIVYDICRMESFERAKKWVRELQKQGNTNMVTALAGNKCDLADKREVLTQATQAYAEENGLFFMETSAKAAINVNDIFYEIAKRLPRAQPIQQPAGMVLADRPAERSQASACCS from the exons ATGGCGACGATCGGGAACAACAGCATGAACGCCAAGCTC GTCTTGCTCGGAGACATGGGCACCGGGAAGTCCAGCCTCGTCCTTCGGTTCGTCAAGGGCCAGTTCCTCGAATTCCAG GAATCCACGATTGGGGCGGCCTTTTTCTCGCAGACACTGGCGGTGAGCGATGCGACGGTGAAGCTTGAGATTTGGGATACGGCCGGGCAGGAGAGATACCACAGCTTGGCTCCGATGTACTACAGAGGAGCGGCGGCAGCGATAATTGTGTATGATATATGCAGGATG GAATCGTTTGAGAGGGCTAAGAAGTGGGTGCGAGAGCTACAAAAACAAG GTAATACCAACATGGTGACTGCTCTTGCTGGAAATAAATGTGATTTAGCAGATAAAAGGGAAGTTCTGACACAGGCAA CACAGGCATATGCTGAAGAGAATGGACTTTTCTTCATGGAAACCTCTGCTAAAGCTGCCATCAATGTGAATGACATATTTTATGAAATAG CAAAAAGATTACCTCGTGCTCAGCCAATTCAGCAGCCAGCAGGAATGGTTCTTGCAGATAGACCTGCTGAAAGATCACAAGCTTCAGCATGCTGTTCTTAG
- the LOC135585730 gene encoding serine/threonine-protein kinase BSK1-like isoform X2, whose protein sequence is MGSCWSYFRQESHPAEKRSYQSQPQQRRLSLSLNQAAAEGGGREVPAFSQFSFAELKAATDGFSPQNIVSESGDKAPNVVYKGRLQNRRRIVVKKFARTAWPDPKQFAEEAWGAGKLRHRRLANLIGYCCDGEERLLVAEYMPNDTLAKHLFHWENQSIEWAMRLKIAFCIAEALEYCSNQGWPLYHDLNAYRVLFDVGGDPRLSCFGLMKNSRDGKSYSTNLAYTPPEYLRNGRVTPESVIYSFGTVLLDLLSGKRIPPSHALDMIRGKNILVLMDSHLEGNFSTEEATTLVDLASQCLQFEPRDRPNTKKLVATLGPLQTKSEVPSHSMLGAEMHGEAPPAPQQPFSRMGEACSRMDLTAIHEILVMTHYRDDEVTNELSFQEWTQQMRDMLEARKRGDFAFRDKDFKTAIECYSQFLDVGTMASPTVYARRSLCHLMCDQADAALRDAMQAQCLYPDWPTAFYMQAVALAKLNMQSDSLDMLQEATMLEEKRQKSGRGP, encoded by the exons ATGGGGAGTTGCTGGTCCTACTTCCGGCAGGAGAGCCACCCGGCGGAGAAGCGGAGCTACCAGAGCCAGCCGCAGCAGCGACGCCTGTCCTTGTCGCTCAACCAGGCGGCGGCCGAAGGCGGTGGGCGCGAGGTGCCGGCCTTCTCCCAGTTCTCCTTCGCGGAGCTCAAGGCGGCGACCGACGGGTTCAGCCCGCagaacatagtctccgagagcggTGACAAGGCCCCTAATGTCGTCTACAAGGGCCGGTTACAGAACCGCCGGCGGATCGTCGTCAAGAAGTTCGCCAGGACCGCCTGGCCCGACCCCAAGCAGTTCGCC GAGGAGGCATGGGGAGCTGGGAAATTGAGGCACAGGAGGCTGGCAAATCTGATCGGATACTGTTGCGATGGTGAGGAGAGGCTTCTTGTGGCCGAGTACATGCCCAATGATACTCTTGCTAAGCATCTCTTCCACT GGGAAAATCAAAGCATTGAATGGGCTATGCGTTTGAAGATTGCTTTCTGTATTGCTGAAGCATTGGAGTATTGTAGCAACCAAGGATGGCCACTATATCATGACTTAAATGCCTACAGAGTCCTTTTTGATGTG GGTGGTGATCCACGGCTTTCTTGTTTTGGTCTCATGAAGAACAGCAGGGACGGAAAAAGTTATAGCACTAACCTAGCATACACGCCACCAGAGTATTTGAGAAATG GGAGAGTAACTCCAGAAAGTGTCATATATAGCTTTGGTACTGTCCTCCTGGATCTTCTTAGTGGAAAGCGCATCCCTCCAAGTCAT GCTCTTGACATGATAAGAGGTAAAAATATCTTAGTTTTGATGGATTCACACTTGGAGGGAAATTTCTCAACAGAAGAGGCAACTACACTGGTTGACCTTGCTTCTCAGTGCTTACAATTTGAACCTAGGGATCGACCTAACACAAAGAAGCTAGTGGCAACCCTTGGACCCTTGCAAACCAAATCAGAG GTGCCATCTCACTCAATGTTGGGTGCTGAAATGCATGGAGAAGCCCCTCCGGCCCCTCAGCAGCCTTTTTCACGTATGGGTGAAGCATGCTCTAGAATGGACCTTACAGCCATCCATGAGATTTTAGTAATGACACACTACAGAGATGATGAAGTAACTAATGAG CTATCATTTCAAGAGTGGACGCAACAGATGAGGGACATGCTGGAAGCGAGGAAGCGGGGGGATTTTGCTTTCCGTGACAAAGATTTTAAGACAGCAATCGAGTGTTACTCTCAG TTCTTAGATGTGGGGACAATGGCCTCACCTACGGTGTACGCAAGGCGAAGCCTGTGCCATCTTATGTGTGATCAAGCTGATGCTGCTCTGCGAGACGCGATGCAGGCACAATGTCTTTACCCTGACTGGCCTACTGCATTCTACATGCAAGCAGTTGCCTTGGCCAAGCTGAACATGCAGAGTGATTCCCTGGACATGTTGCAGGAAGCAACCATGTTGGAGGAGAAGAGGCAAAAGAGTGGTAGAGGTCCATAA
- the LOC103983351 gene encoding transcription elongation factor 1 homolog, which produces MAKRRSRTSKLIKTKKVQPKLEAAFTCPFCNHDKSVSCTLDKKLKVGEAQCGVCKESYATTIHHLTEPIDIYSEWVDECEMINESEELLVDDHRPTEPIGIYTEWVDEREEVNESEKLRDDNRPSKKRRSVTDFWDDQVASL; this is translated from the exons ATGGCGAAGAGAAGGTCGAGAACGTCGAAGCTGATTAAGACCAAGAAGGTGCAGCCCAAGCTGGAGGCGGCCTTCACCTGCCCCTTCTGCAACCACGACAAGAGCGTAAGTTGCACCTTGGATAAGAAGCTCAAGGTTGGTGAGGCGCAGTGCGGGGTCTGCAAAGAGAGCTACGCCACCACTATCCATCACCTGACGGAGCCCATCGACATATACAGCGAGTGGGTCGACGAATGTGAGATGATCAACGAGTCTGAAGAACTCCTTGTCGACGATCACCGCCCCACGGAGCCCATCGGCATATATACCGAGTGGGTCGACGAACGTGAGGAGGTCAACGAGTCCGAAAAACTCCGTGACGATAACCGCCCCTCCAAGAAAAGGCGTTCG GTCACGGACTTTTGGGATGATCAGGTTGCCAGTCTTTGA
- the LOC135671788 gene encoding ras-related protein RHN1-like isoform X1 has protein sequence MATIGNNSMNAKLVLLGDMGTGKSSLVLRFVKGQFLEFQESTIGAAFFSQTLAVSDATVKLEIWDTAGQERYHSLAPMYYRGAAAAIIVYDICRMESFERAKKWVRELQKQGNTNMVTALAGNKCDLADKREVLTQEAQAYAEENGLFFMETSAKAAINVNDIFYEIAKRLPRAQPIQQPAGMVLADRPAERSQASACCS, from the exons ATGGCGACGATCGGGAACAACAGCATGAACGCCAAGCTC GTCTTGCTCGGAGACATGGGCACCGGGAAGTCCAGCCTCGTCCTTCGGTTCGTCAAGGGCCAGTTCCTCGAATTCCAG GAATCCACGATTGGGGCGGCCTTTTTCTCGCAGACACTGGCGGTGAGCGATGCGACGGTGAAGCTTGAGATTTGGGATACGGCCGGGCAGGAGAGATACCACAGCTTGGCTCCGATGTACTACAGAGGAGCGGCGGCAGCGATAATTGTGTATGATATATGCAGGATG GAATCGTTTGAGAGGGCTAAGAAGTGGGTGCGAGAGCTACAAAAACAAG GTAATACCAACATGGTGACTGCTCTTGCTGGAAATAAATGTGATTTAGCAGATAAAAGGGAAGTTCTGACACAG GAAGCACAGGCATATGCTGAAGAGAATGGACTTTTCTTCATGGAAACCTCTGCTAAAGCTGCCATCAATGTGAATGACATATTTTATGAAATAG CAAAAAGATTACCTCGTGCTCAGCCAATTCAGCAGCCAGCAGGAATGGTTCTTGCAGATAGACCTGCTGAAAGATCACAAGCTTCAGCATGCTGTTCTTAG
- the LOC135671789 gene encoding NADH dehydrogenase [ubiquinone] 1 beta subcomplex subunit 7-like — MAEEEVKLGSSKPMIATQQEMMDNRVPISYRDQCAHLLIPLNKCRSAEFFLPWKCEAERHTYEKCEYELVMERMLQMQKIRELEEKKKKAKQVQGAAAGIPLIPSSANA, encoded by the coding sequence ATGGCGGAGGAGGAAGTGAAGCTGGGCTCATCGAAGCCGATGATCGCAACGCAGCAGGAGATGATGGATAATCGGGTGCCTATCTCCTACCGCGACCAGTGCGCCCACCTCCTTATACCCCTCAATAAGTGCCGCTCCGCGGAGTTCTTCCTGCCGTGGAAGTGCGAGGCCGAGCGCCACACCTACGAGAAGTGCGAGTACGAGCTCGTCATGGAGCGCATGCTCCAGATGCAGAAGATCCGcgaattggaagagaagaagaagaaggcgaagcAGGTCCAGGGCGCCGCCGCAGGCATCCCGCTCATCCCCTCCTCCGCCAACGCCTGA